In Aedes albopictus strain Foshan chromosome 3, AalbF5, whole genome shotgun sequence, the following are encoded in one genomic region:
- the LOC115268174 gene encoding uncharacterized protein LOC115268174: MQLAKDEASDLPVAAKVVEENSYIDDFLTGGNTTEEVIEIYEQLTEMLRRGGFGVHKFCSNSEAVRSSIPTELQESQVKFEDADINNAIKTLGLSWNQHEDYFRFNVAPLDEKIPTKRSVLSAVGLLFDPCGYLGPVITTAKMLMQDLWRLKLKWDDELPEEPRKMWIDFRRQLPLVNTLQKKRCVVRSDAKQIELHGFADASLRAYGAVLYTRCISPDGTVEVNLVCSKSRVAPLKPMTIPRLELCGALLLARLVDKTVATMGIPFKSVTLHLDSQVVLCWLEKSPLALNQFVSNRVAEILELTQTYQWQYVRSEQNPADLISRGVLPAEISTMDLWWDSSPFLWELDPKYNDEQIKLSDNEVPELKPTVVVATTVQAKPLIVMTRLSNFRRLHRAWAYVLRFCKNVRTKNRDTSELKAQEMADALHAILKQIQKEEFGELFRALAGDEAKRNRYSGLAPFIDTDGFIRVGGRLKYSSIPYDGRHQILLPEKHHVTAILIQQLHEDNNRNG, encoded by the coding sequence ATGCAGTTGGCGAAGGACGAAGCATCGGACTTGCCGGTCGCGGCGAAGGTGGTCGAAGAAAACAGCTATATTGACGATTTTCTCACCGGAGGAAATACTACTGAGGAAGTGATCGAAATCTACGAGCAGCTGACGGAGATGCTGCGACGAGGTGGATTTGGAGTCCACAAATTCTGTTCCAACAGCGAAGCCGTTCGGAGTAGCATTCCGACCGAGCTACAGGAATCGCAAGTCAAGTTCGAGGATGCCGATATTAACAACGCGATCAAGACACTGGGTCTCAGCTGGAATCAACACGAGGATTATTTCCGGTTCAACGTTGCGCCGCTTGACGAGAAGATTCCGACCAAAAGAAGTGTTCTCTCTGCAGTTGGTCTCCTTTTCGATCCGTGTGGTTACCTCGGCCCGGTCATCACAACAGCGAAGATGCTAATGCAGGACTTGTGGCGGCTGAAATTGAAATGGGATGATGAATTACCGGAAGAACCAAGGAAAATGTGGATCGACTTCCGCAGACAGCTACCACTTGTGAACACTTTGCAGAAAAAAAGATGCGTTGTCAGGAGCGACGCAAAACAAATCGAACTTCACGGGTTCGCAGACGCGTCACTACGCGCATACGGGGCAGTCTTGTACACAAGGTGCATCTCCCCTGATGGAACGGTTGAAGTCAATCTGGTGTGCAGCAAATCGCGTGTTGCACCCCTCAAGCCAATGACGATTCCACGCCTGGAGTTGTGCGGTGCTTTGCTACTGGCTCGGCTGGTCGACAAAACGGTAGCAACCATGGGAATTCCGTTCAAGAGTGTGACACTTCATCTCGACTCGCAAGTGGTGTTATGCTGGCTGGAAAAATCACCGCTTGCTTTGAACCAATTCGTTTCGAACCGTGTAGCAGAGATACTCGAGCTGACGCAAACCTATCAATGGCAGTACGTACGGTCCGAGCAAAACCCAGCAGACCTGATTTCGCGAGGGGTGCTTCCAGCCGAAATTTCGACAATGGATTTGTGGTGGGATTCCTCCCCCTTTTTGTGGGAACTGGATCCGAAGTACAACGATGAACAAATCAAGCTGAGTGACAACGAGGTACCTGAACTGAAGCCAACGGTGGTCGTTGCTACCACTGTACAAGCGAAGCCGTTGATTGTTATGACCAGATTGAGCAACTTTCGACGACTACACAGAGCGTGGGCGTATGTATTGAGGTTCTGCAAGAACGTCCGCACTAAGAACCGTGACACTTCGGAGCTCAAGGCGCAAGAGATGGCAGATGCACTTCATGCCATTTTGAAGCAAATACAGAAGGAGGAGTTTGGTGAGCTGTTTCGTGCTCTGGCTGGTGATGAAGCGAAGCGGAACAGGTACAGTGGACTGGCCCCATTCATAGACACGGATGGTTTTATAAGAGTCGGAGGCCGGTTGAAGTATTCATCGATTCCCTATGATGGAAGGCACCAGATCCTGTTACCCGAGAAGCACCATGTGACTGCCATACTCATCCAGCAACTACATGAGGATAACAATAGaaatggctag
- the LOC134291047 gene encoding uncharacterized protein LOC134291047 — MLIKKIISKCHVCCRHNPRPVAQYMGNLPDYRITPAPVFSNTGIDYAGPIFLKEAGRKTVVYKAYICVFVCMAAKAIHMEVVSNLTAGNFIAALQRFISRRGMVANIYSDNGTTFVGANHELAALRQLFEDQATQRKLTDFCISKGIQWHFIPPRSPHFGGIWEAGVKSVKHHLKRVVGETKLTFEEVSTFLAQCEAILNSRPLIPVSNDPNDVEVLTPSHFLIQRPALSIPEPSYDEVKIGRLSRWQHVQLMKEHFWKRWSAEYLHHLQSRPKWHSGVTDIKIGALVVLKGVDSFCSEAYS; from the coding sequence ATGCTGATCAAGAAGATTATTTCCAAATGCCACGTGTGCTGTCGCCATAACCCCCGTCCAGTGGCCCAGTACATGGGAAATTTGCCGGACTACCGAATCACTCCAGCACCTGTCTTTTCGAATACGGGAATTGATTACGCGGGTCCAATTTTCCTCAAGGAAGCAGGTAGGAAGACCGTAGTGTACAAGGCGTATATTTGCGTGTTTGTTTGCATGGCCGCTAAGGCCATACATATGGAGGTTGTTTCAAACTTGACGGCTGGAAATTTCATTGCTGCTTTGCAGCGCTTTATTAGTCGACGAGGTATGGTAGCTAACATCTACTCTGATAATGGCACTACGTTTGTTGGTGCCAATCACGAACTGGCGGCTTTGCGCCAGTTATTCGAGGATCAGGCGACCCAGAGGAAGCTGACTGATTTctgtatttccaaaggaatccagtGGCACTTCATACCGCCACGCAGCCCCCATTTTGGCGGCATTTGGGAGGCTGGCGTTAAGTCAGTAAAACACCATCTAAAACGAGTTGTTGGCGAGACCAAGCTGACGTTCGAGGAAGTGTCAACGTTTTTGGCACAATGCGAGGCGATCCTGAACAGCCGGCCCCTCATTCCGGTTTCCAACGATCCCAACGATGTCGAGGTGCTGACGCCGTCACACTTCCTTATTCAAAGACCGGCCTTGAGCATTCCGGAGCCTTCATACGACGAGGTGAAGATTGGTCGACTTAGCCGTTGGCAACATGTTCAGCTGATGAAGGAGCATTTCTGGAAGCGATGGTCGGCTGAGTACTTGCACCACCTACAATCTCGACCGAAATGGCATAGCGGAGTGACGGACATCAAGATCGGTGCATTGGTGGTACTCAAGGGGGTAGACAGCTTTTGCTCTGAAGCATACTCTTGa
- the LOC109433515 gene encoding uncharacterized protein LOC109433515: MNKTEPDLLRNRVTACCVLANSAADLFRKFVDHPVKMECSKPPAAINLPNELWVEIFGHMETRGLFELSRVCKHWNRLIFKYWSHRFLLHLDPCYRKFPQQGVVGLVPGREYKHLHLRSPKLYDQMMKIIEQLAPNLESLKLSLESLDLAVLGKILSLCPRMNELHIKGFHFKHSFDLEEMLHRARKTTPAVSSLDLEYSKLGSFGRELSPCILNVTESEIQIASSHVPAITSLGLDITNLEVFERAFQNNTLNVTKLDIAIHQPATLSLVERMAPQLKILKMEAHEDTTNTVLNLRFPALQVLLLQLHNGYDNNGFIEFLLGCQTLKTALLSLPMIDHQDVFPTVAIGLPLVEKLQISSETVTTLEDLHTMQRLKELSMKGGYIIARSECHMDKVPTVEKFECHDLMLSDKLSNILKRFPNLHSLSLGMRELHYEMKKFSSSVPGLKEFTITIDRVNSDVIDLMQTMNRLESIVINAGVFAKSNFPFLRKVIVLPKLKSLAVNTNWELPESVTSKIAAANRSCALLLNGKRVEPAGSVRRRSGAKRSRPDVESAEIQSSK; the protein is encoded by the exons ATGAACAAAACCGAACCAGACTTGCTCCGCAACCGAGTTACAGCGTGTTGTGTTCTGGCGAATTCTGCCgcggatttgttcaggaaattTGTTGACCATCCGGTGAAAATGGAGTGTTCTAAACCACCAGCAGCAATTAATTTGCCGAACGAG CTGTGGGTCGAAATATTCGGGCACATGGAGACCCGTGGATTGTTCGAGTTATCACGTGTGTGCAAACACTGGAATCGGCTGATCTTCAAGTACTGGTCTCATCGTTTTCTACTGCACTTGGATCCCTGTTATCGAAAGTTTCCTCAACAAGGAGTCGTTGGGTTGGTACCGGGCAGAGAATACAAACACCTGCACCTGAGATCTCCCAAACTGTATGACCAAATGATGAAGATAATCGAACAGCTGGCTCCAAATTTGGAATCCCTAAAACTAAGCCTGGAATCGCTTGACTTGGCTGTACTAGGGAAGATACTTTCACTGTGCCCCCGAATGAATGAATTGCACATCAAGGGCTTCCACTTCAAACACAGCTTCGACCTGGAAGAAATGCTACACAGGGCCAGAAAAACTACGCCGGCAGTCAGTTCTTTGGATTTGGAGTACAGCAAGCTTGGTAGTTTCGGAAGAGAACTTAGCCCATGCATTCTGAATGTTACGGAATCCGAAATACAGATCGCATCGAGTCATGTCCCTGCTATCACATCTTTGGGTTTGGACATCACCAATTTGGAGGTATTCGAGAGAGCATTCCAGAACAACACCCTCAACGTGACGAAGCTTGATATTGCTATCCATCAACCCGCTACACTGAGCTTGGTAGAACGCATGGCTCCCCAGCTGAAGATTCTTAAGATGGAAGCTCACGAAGACACTACCAACACTGTTTTGAACTTGCGGTTTCCAGCTCTTCAGGTTTTGCTGCTTCAGTTGCATAACGGGTACGACAACAATGGATTCATTGAGTTTCTGCTTGGCTGTCAAACACTGAAAACAGCTTTACTATCGCTTCCGATGATCGATCACCAAGACGTGTTCCCTACGGTAGCCATTGGGCTTCCGCTTGTTGAAAAATTACAAATCTCAAGCGAAACGGTGACAACGCTCGAAGATTTGCACACGATGCAACGCTTGAAG GAACTATCGATGAAGGGAGGCTACATAATCGCAAGAAGCGAATGTCATATGGATAAAGTTCCAACGGTGGAAAAGTTTGAATGCCACGACTTGATGCTCAGCGATAAGTTAAGCAACATTCTGAAGCGTTTTCCGAATCTTCACAGTCTTTCGCTGGGCATGCGCGAACTGCATTACGAAATGAAGAAGTTCAGCAGTTCCGTGCCAGGCCTCAAGGAGTTCACGATCACCATCGATCGCGTCAATTCTGATGTTATTGATCTAATGCAAACGATGAATCGTTTGGAGAGCATCGTTATCAACGCAGGTGTTTTCGCCAAG TCGAACTTCCCCTTTCTGAGGAAAGTGATCGTTCTGCCGAAGCTCAAGAGCTTGGCGGTCAACACCAACTGGGAACTTCCGGAGAGCGTTACCAGCAAGATTGCTGCAGCGAATCGATCATGTGCGCTCTTACTGAACGGAAAACGGGTGGAACCCGCTGGAAGTGTTCGTCGTCGTTCCGGAGCGAAGCGGTCGAGGCCAGATGTTGAATCGGCTGAGATTCAATCAAGCAAGTAG